A portion of the Fusobacterium nucleatum genome contains these proteins:
- the tilS gene encoding tRNA lysidine(34) synthetase TilS, whose product MELFREILKLNKKYNLIENNDTIVVGFSGGPDSVFLVEMLKKLQYFFNFKIYLVHINHLLRGEDADSDENFSFEYAKKNNLEIFIKRIPVKEIAKEVGKTLEEVGREERYKFFSEIYEKVGANKIATAHNKDDQIETFLFRLIRGTSLQGLEGIKIKNNNIIRPISEIYKKDILEYLNKNEIQYKIDKTNFENEFTRNSIRLNLIPFIEERYNIKFKDKIFSLIEEIRENNQNNSLNLSNYTDSENRIILEKIKFLSDFDKKNLLSLFLNQKNIEVNRNKIDEINSLIKSNGTKKIDLDKSYRIVKDYTHLYIEEKKENFTIVNRVVKLKIPSEQIFDDFKISVNIVKNLDIPKKKNQYLLDALYNDIIEVRYRKEGDRIFLDEKHSKKIKEVFIDQKIPKDMRDRLPIFLYNNKIFWIYNVKKAYIPKINKNESKLIKVLITVEEVK is encoded by the coding sequence ATGGAATTATTTAGAGAAATATTAAAACTTAATAAAAAATATAATCTAATAGAAAATAATGATACTATTGTGGTTGGGTTCTCTGGTGGACCCGACTCAGTTTTTTTAGTGGAAATGTTAAAAAAGTTACAATATTTCTTTAATTTCAAAATCTATTTAGTTCATATAAATCATCTTCTAAGGGGTGAAGATGCTGATTCTGATGAAAATTTTTCTTTTGAATATGCTAAGAAAAATAATTTAGAAATTTTTATTAAAAGAATTCCTGTTAAAGAAATAGCTAAAGAAGTGGGAAAAACTCTTGAAGAAGTTGGAAGAGAAGAAAGATATAAATTTTTCTCTGAAATATATGAAAAAGTTGGGGCTAATAAAATTGCAACAGCACACAACAAAGATGACCAAATAGAAACTTTTTTATTTAGACTTATAAGAGGTACTTCTCTACAAGGTTTAGAGGGAATAAAAATAAAAAACAACAATATTATAAGACCTATCTCTGAAATATATAAAAAAGATATTCTTGAATACTTGAATAAAAATGAAATTCAATATAAAATAGACAAGACAAATTTTGAAAATGAGTTTACTAGAAATAGTATAAGATTAAATTTAATTCCTTTTATTGAAGAAAGATATAATATTAAATTTAAAGATAAAATTTTCTCTTTGATTGAAGAAATTAGAGAAAACAATCAGAATAATTCCTTAAATTTAAGTAATTACACTGACTCAGAAAATAGGATAATTTTAGAAAAAATAAAATTTTTATCTGACTTTGATAAAAAAAATTTATTAAGTTTATTTTTAAATCAAAAAAATATAGAAGTTAATAGAAACAAAATTGATGAGATTAACAGTCTAATTAAAAGTAATGGGACTAAAAAAATTGATTTAGACAAATCTTATAGAATAGTTAAAGATTATACACATCTATATATTGAAGAAAAAAAAGAAAATTTTACTATTGTTAATAGAGTAGTCAAATTAAAAATTCCAAGTGAGCAAATTTTTGATGACTTTAAAATCAGTGTTAATATAGTAAAAAACTTAGATATTCCAAAGAAAAAAAATCAATATTTACTAGATGCCCTATATAATGATATAATAGAAGTCAGATATAGAAAAGAGGGAGATAGAATTTTTTTAGATGAAAAACATTCTAAAAAGATAAAAGAAGTTTTTATAGACCAAAAAATTCCTAAGGATATGAGAGATAGATTACCAATTTTTCTATATAATAACAAGATATTTTGGATTTATAATGTTAAAAAAGCTTATATTCCTAAAATAAATAAAAACGAAAGTAAACTTATAAAAGTTTTAATCACAGTGGAGGAGGTAAAATGA